A genomic window from Sorex araneus isolate mSorAra2 chromosome 2, mSorAra2.pri, whole genome shotgun sequence includes:
- the CHST2 gene encoding carbohydrate sulfotransferase 2, with product MIRSPPRALPPAAPAAPRALLPPWPRRPGRRWPASPLGMKVFRRKALVLCAGYALLLVLTMLNLLDYKWHKEPLQHCSPDGPPAAAPGGGWERPGPPPAAPPRAHPRSDPRTPPRPPAAAAAAVGAAPGAPPGPAAPPGNGTLGPAGGGGAKRQLVYVFTTWRSGSSFFGELFNQNPEVFFLYEPVWHVWQKLYPGDAVSLQGAARDMLSALYRCDLSVFQLYSPAGSGGRNLTTLGIFGAATNKVVCSSPLCPAYRKEVVGLVDDRVCKKCPPQRLARFEEECRKYRTLVIKGVRVFDVAVLAPLLRDPALDLKVIHLVRDPRAVASSRIRSRHGLIRESLQVVRSRDPRAHRMPFLEAAGHKLGAKKEGVGGPADYHALGAMEVICNSMAKTLQTALQPPGWLQGHYLVVRYEDLVGDPVKTLRRVYDFVGLWVSPEMEQFALNMTSGSGSSSKPFVVSARNATQAASAWRSALTFQQIKQVEEFCAQPMALLGYERVSSPEEVKDLSKTLLRKPRL from the coding sequence ATGATCCGCAGCCCGCCGCGAGCCCTGCCcccggccgcgcccgccgcgccgcgcgcGCTGCTCCCGCCGTGGCCCCGGCGCCCGGGCCGCCGCTGGCCCGCGTCCCCGCTCGGGATGAAGGTGTTCCGCAGGAAGGCGCTGGTGCTGTGCGCGGGCTACGCGCTGCTGCTGGTGCTCACCATGCTCAACCTCCTGGACTACAAGTGGCACAAGGAGCCGCTGCAGCACTGTAGCCCCGACGGGCCGCCCGCGGCCGCGCCGGGGGGCGGCTGGGAGCGCCCGGGCCCACCGCcggccgcgccgccccgcgcgcaCCCGCGCTCGGACCCgcggaccccgccccgcccgcccgccgccgccgcagccgccgtCGGGGCGGCCCCGGGGGCTCCCCCGGGACCCGCAGCCCCGCCGGGCAACGGCACGCTGGGgcccgcgggcggcggcggggccaaGCGGCAGCTGGTGTACGTGTTCACCACGTGGCGCTCGGGCTCGTCCTTCTTCGGCGAACTCTTCAACCAGAACCCCGAGGTGTTCTTCCTCTACGAGCCCGTGTGGCACGTGTGGCAGAAGCTGTACCCGGGGGACGCCGTGTCGCTGCAGGGCGCGGCGCGGGACATGCTGAGCGCGCTCTACCGCTGCGACCTGTCCGTCTTCCAGCTGTACAGCCCCGCGGGCAGCGGGGGGCGCAACCTCACCACGCTGGGCATCTTCGGCGCGGCCACCAACAAGGTGGTGTGCTCGTCGCCGCTCTGCCCCGCCTACCGCAAggaggtggtggggctggtggacGACCGCGTGTGCAAGAAGTGCCCCCCGCAGCGCCTGGCGCGCTTCGAGGAGGAGTGCCGCAAGTACCGCACGCTGGTCATCAAGGGCGTGCGCGTCTTCGACGTGGCCGTGCTGGCGCCGCTGCTGCGCGACCCGGCCCTGGACCTCAAGGTCATCCACCTGGTGCGCGACCCCCGGGCCGTGGCCAGCTCGCGCATCCGCTCGCGCCACGGCCTCATCCGGGAGAGCCTGCAGGTGGTCCGCAGCCGCGACCCGCGCGCCCACCGCATGCCCTTCCTGGAGGCGGCGGGCCACAAGCTGGGCGCCAAGAAGGAGGGCGTGGGGGGCCCGGCGGACTACCACGCGCTGGGGGCCATGGAGGTCATCTGCAACAGCATGGCCAAGACCCTGCAGACCGCGCTGCAGCCCCCCGGCTGGCTGCAGGGCCACTACCTGGTGGTGCGGTACGAGGACCTGGTGGGGGACCCCGTCAAGACCCTCCGCCGGGTGTACGACTTCGTGGGGCTCTGGGTGAGCCCCGAGATGGAGCAGTTCGCCCTCAACATGACCAGCGGCTCGGGCTCGTCGTCCAAGCCCTTCGTGGTGTCGGCGCGCAACGCCACGCAGGCGGCCAGCGCCTGGCGCAGCGCGCTCACCTTCCAGCAGATCAAGCAGGTGGAGGAGTTCTGCGCGCAGCCCATGGCCCTGCTGGGCTACGAGCGCGTCAGCAGCCCCGAGGAGGTCAAGGACCTCAGCAAGACCCTGCTCCGGAAGCCCCGGCTctga